From Campylobacter anatolicus, one genomic window encodes:
- a CDS encoding DUF799 domain-containing protein: MNKFKLVIFSAFLAIFLSACNNTQPQPYDYSAFLQSKPRSILVLMPTNETTEMDGSAAVLAHAVQPLSVAGYYVFPPALVNDTFKHNGITEANDIHQISLSKIKQIFNPDAVLYINISEYGSSYALITATTIVGMSAKLVDVDSGRTLWDGRAIVSDGGSGGGGGIVGMLISAVVSQIANTISDKGYKLSATADWALFGHNCNGCILLGPYANGYGQDKQLNTAK, translated from the coding sequence ATGAATAAATTTAAACTAGTGATATTTTCAGCCTTTTTGGCGATATTTTTATCAGCTTGTAATAATACCCAGCCACAACCTTATGACTATTCGGCATTTTTACAGAGTAAGCCACGCTCTATACTTGTACTTATGCCGACAAATGAGACTACCGAGATGGATGGCTCTGCGGCAGTTTTAGCACATGCCGTGCAACCACTTAGTGTAGCTGGGTATTATGTGTTTCCTCCCGCACTTGTCAATGATACATTTAAACACAATGGTATAACCGAAGCAAATGACATACACCAAATTTCACTAAGCAAGATAAAACAGATCTTTAATCCGGATGCTGTGTTATATATAAATATCTCAGAATACGGCTCAAGCTACGCCTTGATAACAGCTACAACGATTGTGGGCATGAGTGCAAAGCTAGTTGATGTCGATAGTGGTAGAACTCTTTGGGATGGCAGGGCTATAGTGTCAGACGGTGGAAGTGGTGGAGGTGGTGGTATAGTTGGTATGCTTATCAGTGCTGTTGTAAGCCAGATCGCAAACACTATAAGCGATAAAGGATATAAGCTATCAGCAACTGCCGATTGGGCTTTATTTGGACACAATTGCAATGGCTGCATATTGCTCGGACCATACGCAAATGGCTATGGACAGGACAAACAACTAAATACAGCAAAATAA
- a CDS encoding glutamate-5-semialdehyde dehydrogenase — translation MSEILKIAKAAKAASKELLNLSASVKNDILKAVADELIAQKEAIKDINLKDIKAARMSGMSEALIDRLTLTDSRIEAMSQGVVELANFKDIVGEVLGGWEHKNGLKISKVRVPLGVLGMIYESRPNVSIDAAALALKSSNAIILRGSASAINSNIFLVNLFNCVGAKLGLPSGAVSLIATTEREAVSEMIKLHKYIDVLIPRGGKKLKEFIIQNATIPVIETGSGVCYIYVDESADLSEAINIIKNAKMQRPSACNSVECVLLHEKIAEKILPNLVDELQSVELRVESKFYDKLNKFKNVIKADESDFGTEYLALILAIKSVADVGEAIEYINAHSSKHSDSIISQNYANIEQFLNSIDSAVVYANASTRFSDGGEFGFGGEIGISTQKLHARGPMGVSELTTYKYIVRGAGQTR, via the coding sequence ATGAGTGAAATTTTAAAGATCGCAAAGGCTGCAAAGGCTGCAAGCAAGGAGCTTTTAAACCTGAGTGCGAGTGTGAAAAACGACATTTTAAAAGCAGTTGCAGATGAGCTAATAGCACAAAAAGAGGCGATAAAAGATATAAATTTAAAGGATATTAAAGCAGCTCGTATGAGCGGTATGAGCGAGGCATTAATAGACCGCTTGACGCTTACGGACTCTCGGATAGAGGCTATGTCGCAGGGGGTTGTGGAGTTGGCAAATTTTAAAGACATCGTTGGCGAAGTACTTGGCGGATGGGAGCATAAAAATGGACTGAAAATCTCAAAGGTGCGTGTACCACTTGGAGTGCTTGGTATGATATATGAGTCTCGTCCAAATGTAAGCATAGACGCCGCAGCTTTGGCACTTAAAAGCTCAAATGCTATTATCTTGCGTGGCTCGGCTAGTGCGATAAACTCAAATATATTTTTAGTAAATTTATTTAACTGTGTAGGTGCAAAGCTAGGGCTACCAAGTGGTGCAGTAAGCCTTATTGCAACTACAGAGCGTGAGGCAGTGAGCGAGATGATAAAATTACATAAATACATTGATGTGCTTATCCCACGTGGTGGCAAGAAGCTTAAAGAATTTATAATACAAAACGCTACGATACCAGTCATTGAGACAGGCTCTGGAGTGTGCTATATCTACGTTGATGAGAGTGCGGATTTAAGTGAGGCTATAAATATAATCAAAAATGCAAAAATGCAACGTCCAAGTGCTTGCAATAGCGTTGAATGCGTTCTTTTACACGAAAAGATTGCAGAGAAAATTTTACCAAATCTAGTTGATGAATTGCAGAGTGTGGAGCTAAGGGTTGAGAGTAAATTTTATGATAAGCTTAATAAATTTAAAAATGTTATAAAAGCCGATGAGAGCGACTTTGGCACGGAGTATCTAGCTCTTATTTTAGCTATTAAAAGCGTGGCAGATGTGGGTGAGGCTATAGAGTATATAAACGCCCATTCTAGCAAACATTCAGACAGTATAATAAGCCAAAACTACGCAAATATAGAGCAGTTTTTAAATAGCATTGATAGTGCAGTAGTCTATGCAAATGCTTCCACTCGTTTTAGTGATGGTGGAGAGTTTGGATTTGGCGGGGAGATTGGCATCTCAACACAAAAGCTACACGCTAGAGGACCGATGGGTGTAAGTGAACTAACGACATACAAATACATCGTGCGTGGTGCAGGACAGACGAGATAG
- the proB gene encoding glutamate 5-kinase — MSRDILKKVKKIVVKVGTSTLTKADGTLNEEFIKSLVVQICELKRRGYDVVLVSSGAVGAGMGRMKFKEKPCNISQKQALAAVGQVSLMHLYEYIFWAYSSGIAQLLLTRGDFSNRKRYLNVRNVCNQLLSWGIVPIINENDPVVADELKVGDNDTLSALVAGLIDADLVIILSDIDGLYDKNPNEFKDAKLINLVQNIDKSILKMAGGEGSKFGTGGMATKLTAAKMANKIGANLIIANGKDSNVLLKILDEIVIGTLFVANANKLNSRKYWLAYGATQKGFLSIDDGAVKAIKSGKSLLSVGVNGVGGEFERGEIVSVRDSKNELIACGIVNYSSSEIALINGRKSEEIEQILGYKYDDDLIHADNIAIN, encoded by the coding sequence ATGTCTAGAGATATATTAAAAAAAGTTAAAAAAATAGTCGTAAAAGTAGGTACTTCAACGCTTACAAAGGCTGATGGGACGCTAAATGAAGAGTTTATTAAATCTTTGGTGGTTCAAATTTGTGAGTTAAAACGGCGTGGATATGATGTCGTGCTAGTTAGCTCTGGTGCAGTAGGTGCTGGTATGGGGCGTATGAAATTTAAAGAAAAGCCATGCAACATCAGTCAAAAACAGGCTCTTGCTGCCGTGGGGCAGGTCTCGCTTATGCATCTTTATGAGTATATATTTTGGGCGTATTCAAGTGGTATCGCTCAGCTATTGCTTACTCGTGGTGACTTTAGCAACCGCAAACGCTATCTAAACGTACGAAATGTTTGTAACCAGCTTTTATCTTGGGGTATTGTGCCTATCATAAATGAAAATGACCCAGTTGTAGCTGATGAGCTAAAAGTGGGGGACAATGACACGCTTAGTGCCTTGGTGGCTGGACTTATTGATGCGGACTTGGTTATTATTTTAAGCGATATAGACGGACTTTATGATAAAAATCCAAATGAATTTAAAGACGCAAAGCTTATAAATTTGGTGCAAAATATAGATAAAAGTATCTTAAAAATGGCAGGTGGCGAGGGCTCTAAATTTGGCACTGGCGGTATGGCTACAAAGCTTACCGCTGCTAAAATGGCAAACAAAATCGGTGCAAATTTAATAATAGCAAATGGTAAAGACAGCAATGTATTGCTTAAAATTTTAGATGAAATTGTGATAGGTACGCTATTTGTCGCAAATGCAAACAAACTAAACTCACGCAAATATTGGCTAGCATATGGTGCAACACAAAAAGGCTTTTTAAGTATTGATGATGGAGCGGTAAAGGCTATAAAGAGTGGTAAAAGTCTGCTAAGTGTCGGTGTGAATGGAGTTGGCGGTGAGTTTGAGCGTGGTGAGATAGTTTCGGTAAGAGATAGCAAAAATGAGTTGATCGCATGCGGTATAGTTAATTACTCATCAAGTGAGATAGCTCTGATAAATGGGCGAAAGAGTGAGGAGATAGAGCAAATTTTAGGCTACAAATACGATGATGACCTTATCCATGCTGATAATATAGCGATAAACTAA
- a CDS encoding DUF4810 domain-containing protein, protein MKFSKTLNAFVLTVFAFVVAGCASGSNQMGASYHWESSYADSIYDYIRQEGDLNEYINELEKYIANAYKAQASKAANKIPPGLYAHLGLLYANNGDSVRAKSNFIKEMELYPESKHYIEFLMLQGGKNSVSDKSIKDNKSEN, encoded by the coding sequence ATGAAATTTAGTAAAACTTTAAACGCTTTTGTATTAACTGTATTTGCGTTTGTCGTGGCTGGTTGTGCTAGTGGTAGCAACCAAATGGGAGCATCGTATCACTGGGAGTCAAGCTATGCAGATTCTATTTATGATTATATTCGTCAAGAAGGCGATTTAAACGAGTACATAAATGAGCTAGAAAAATATATAGCAAATGCTTATAAAGCCCAAGCATCCAAAGCTGCAAATAAAATACCACCAGGACTTTACGCACATTTGGGGCTACTATATGCAAATAACGGCGATAGTGTAAGAGCAAAGTCAAATTTCATAAAAGAGATGGAGCTTTATCCAGAATCAAAGCATTATATAGAATTTCTGATGTTGCAAGGCGGTAAAAATAGCGTGAGCGACAAAAGTATCAAAGATAACAAAAGTGAAAATTGA
- the thrS gene encoding threonine--tRNA ligase, which yields MSDIIAYKLNGEIVDTQSIAGRESVAKPIYFDNSPDALNVIRHSCAHLMAQAIKSLYPEAKFFVGPNVEDGFYYDFRVDESGTKLSETDLTAIEKKMKELAEARLDIVKSCNTKAFMSNKFKNDDLKQEVLKRIPDGEVSSYSQGDFEDLCRGPHLPNTKFLRFFKLTRVAGAYLGGDENREMLNRIYGTAYADKESLKEYITMVEEAKKRDHRKLGVEMKLFSFDDEIGSGLALWLPNGGRLRSKIEQLLYKAHRERGYEPVRGPELLKSDVWKRSGHYANYKENMYFTTIDEQEYGIKPMNCVGHLKVYQTDIRSYRDLPLKFFEYGVVHRHEKSGVLHGLFRVREFAQDDSHIFCMPSQIKGEILEILSFAGAIMKSFGFEYEMEISTKPAKAIGSDEIWEIATKALKEALDENGFKYGIDEGGGAFYGPKIDIKITDALKRKWQCGTIQVDFNLPERFDLGYIDSNNERQRPVMLHRALLGSFERFIGILIEHTGGELPFFIAPTQVVIVPINDAHNEYAKKVARELRKVGVDTEISNKNESLNKRIRTAEKQRVPMIAVLGDAEVENESIALRDRQARTQSELSLVEFINLTKDKLNEVHF from the coding sequence ATGAGTGATATAATCGCATACAAACTTAACGGAGAGATAGTAGATACTCAAAGTATCGCGGGGCGTGAGAGTGTAGCAAAGCCGATATATTTTGACAACTCACCAGATGCACTAAACGTCATACGTCACTCCTGTGCACACCTTATGGCACAAGCTATCAAGTCGCTTTATCCAGAGGCTAAATTCTTCGTAGGTCCAAATGTTGAGGATGGATTTTACTATGATTTTAGAGTTGATGAGAGTGGCACGAAGTTAAGCGAGACCGACCTTACAGCGATAGAAAAAAAGATGAAAGAACTAGCTGAGGCTAGACTTGATATAGTAAAAAGCTGTAATACCAAAGCCTTTATGAGTAATAAATTTAAAAATGATGACTTAAAACAAGAGGTATTAAAGCGAATTCCAGATGGCGAAGTGAGTAGCTACTCGCAGGGCGATTTTGAGGACTTATGCCGTGGTCCGCACCTACCAAATACTAAATTTTTAAGATTTTTTAAGCTTACTCGTGTTGCTGGGGCATATCTTGGTGGCGATGAGAATCGTGAAATGTTAAATAGAATTTATGGCACAGCTTATGCCGATAAAGAGAGTTTAAAAGAGTATATCACGATGGTGGAAGAGGCTAAAAAGCGAGACCACCGAAAGCTTGGTGTGGAGATGAAGCTATTTAGCTTCGATGATGAGATTGGTAGTGGACTTGCACTTTGGTTGCCAAATGGCGGACGACTTCGCTCAAAGATAGAGCAGCTTTTGTATAAAGCACACCGTGAGCGTGGCTATGAGCCAGTTCGTGGTCCAGAGTTGCTAAAGTCAGACGTGTGGAAACGCTCAGGGCATTACGCAAACTATAAAGAAAATATGTATTTTACAACCATTGATGAACAAGAGTATGGCATAAAGCCGATGAACTGCGTAGGACACTTAAAAGTGTATCAAACAGACATTAGGAGTTACCGCGATTTACCACTTAAATTTTTTGAATATGGCGTAGTTCATCGCCACGAAAAAAGTGGTGTTTTACATGGACTTTTTAGAGTGCGAGAGTTTGCGCAAGATGACTCGCATATCTTTTGTATGCCTAGTCAGATAAAGGGCGAAATTTTAGAGATTTTAAGCTTTGCTGGAGCGATTATGAAGAGTTTTGGTTTTGAATATGAGATGGAAATTTCAACCAAACCAGCCAAAGCTATCGGCAGTGATGAAATTTGGGAGATAGCGACAAAGGCACTTAAAGAGGCTCTTGATGAAAACGGCTTTAAATACGGCATAGACGAAGGAGGCGGTGCATTTTATGGACCAAAGATAGATATAAAGATAACAGACGCACTTAAGCGTAAATGGCAGTGTGGCACGATACAAGTGGATTTTAACCTACCAGAGAGATTTGATCTTGGTTATATAGATAGTAATAACGAACGTCAAAGACCGGTTATGTTGCATCGTGCATTGCTCGGTAGTTTTGAGAGATTTATAGGGATTTTGATAGAACATACCGGTGGAGAGCTGCCATTTTTCATAGCACCTACGCAGGTTGTCATAGTACCTATAAATGACGCACATAATGAATACGCTAAAAAAGTGGCTCGTGAGCTACGTAAGGTCGGCGTAGATACTGAAATTTCAAATAAAAATGAGAGTTTAAATAAAAGAATAAGAACGGCAGAGAAGCAAAGAGTGCCTATGATAGCCGTGTTAGGTGATGCTGAGGTGGAAAATGAGAGCATCGCACTACGCGACAGACAGGCTAGAACACAGAGCGAATTAAGCTTGGTGGAGTTTATAAATTTAACAAAGGACAAACTAAATGAGGTGCATTTTTGA
- the proC gene encoding pyrroline-5-carboxylate reductase produces MCDLNLNIGFIGGGNMGEAMIGSLVRANFKASNIVVFAKSKNDELAHKYGVSVVSDEIAVVNNADVIVLAVKPNAYESVLNLIKSEIKTQIIITLAPSFSIARVHDILSSTTDESSYKFKVVRTMPNTPALIGCGVTAVNFSKSVSQDERKNIMQILSSFGEVFELDESAFPAFVGIAGSLPAYVFMFIEALADGAVLEGLSRDKAYKIAAAAVAGSANMALQSQKHVANLKDDVCSPSGTSIEAVRVLENAKFRSAVIEAVSVAARKTRQ; encoded by the coding sequence ATGTGTGATCTAAATTTAAATATTGGTTTTATCGGTGGCGGTAATATGGGCGAGGCTATGATAGGCTCACTCGTTAGGGCAAATTTTAAGGCTTCAAATATTGTGGTATTTGCAAAAAGTAAGAACGATGAACTCGCACATAAATACGGTGTGAGCGTGGTTAGTGATGAAATTGCGGTTGTAAACAATGCTGATGTGATAGTTTTAGCCGTTAAGCCAAACGCTTATGAGAGTGTTTTAAATTTGATAAAAAGTGAGATAAAAACACAGATCATCATTACATTAGCTCCTAGTTTTAGCATAGCAAGAGTGCATGATATTTTAAGCAGTACTACTGATGAATCAAGCTATAAATTTAAAGTCGTGCGAACTATGCCAAACACACCAGCACTCATTGGATGTGGTGTAACGGCGGTAAATTTTAGCAAGAGTGTGAGTCAAGATGAGCGTAAAAATATTATGCAAATTCTATCAAGCTTTGGCGAAGTTTTTGAGCTTGATGAGAGTGCATTTCCTGCATTTGTTGGTATCGCAGGGAGTTTACCGGCTTATGTTTTTATGTTTATAGAAGCCCTTGCTGATGGGGCAGTTTTAGAAGGGCTTAGTAGAGATAAGGCGTATAAGATAGCAGCAGCCGCGGTTGCCGGAAGTGCAAATATGGCACTACAAAGCCAAAAACATGTGGCAAATTTAAAAGATGATGTTTGCTCCCCATCAGGCACGAGTATAGAAGCGGTACGAGTGTTAGAAAATGCTAAATTTAGAAGTGCCGTGATAGAGGCAGTAAGTGTAGCAGCGAGAAAGACAAGACAATAA
- the infC gene encoding translation initiation factor IF-3 — MSKEQEVLLNEDIRAREVRCVGDDGTNYGVISRDEALNIAEKMGVDLVLIAPDGKPPVCKIMDYGKFRYQQEKKQKEAKKKQKIIDIKEIKLSVKIAQNDINYKVKHALEFLEDGKHVKFRVFLKGREMSTPEAGVVMLEKVWEMVKDVADRDKEPLIEGRYVNMLVMPKKA, encoded by the coding sequence TTGAGTAAAGAACAAGAGGTATTGCTCAACGAGGACATAAGAGCGCGTGAGGTAAGATGTGTCGGCGATGATGGCACAAACTACGGTGTTATATCAAGAGACGAAGCTTTAAATATAGCTGAGAAAATGGGAGTTGACTTAGTTCTCATCGCCCCTGATGGTAAGCCGCCAGTTTGTAAGATAATGGATTATGGTAAATTCCGTTATCAGCAGGAGAAAAAGCAAAAAGAGGCGAAGAAAAAGCAAAAGATCATTGACATAAAAGAGATAAAACTCTCAGTCAAAATCGCTCAAAATGACATTAATTATAAAGTAAAACACGCACTTGAGTTTTTAGAAGATGGTAAACACGTAAAATTTCGCGTCTTTTTAAAGGGACGTGAGATGAGTACACCTGAGGCTGGTGTAGTTATGCTAGAAAAGGTCTGGGAGATGGTAAAAGATGTTGCTGATCGTGATAAAGAACCACTCATAGAAGGGCGATACGTAAATATGCTTGTTATGCCTAAAAAGGCGTAA
- a CDS encoding CsgG/HfaB family protein — protein MKNHIKVLALATIIVAVFAGCAKESSRTIETPTIAVANMPYHGKKAEVSIGRFNNQSSYHNGIFSDGEDRLGSQAQTILITNLQQSGRFSVMDRTNMKAIKQESEIAKNAQNLKGAKYVITGDVVEFGRKTTGDHQLFGILGKGKTQTAYAKVNLNVVDVQTSEIVYSSQGAGEYELSNREIIGFGGTAGYDATLNGKVLSLAIIEAVNNLIAGLQSGAWQVK, from the coding sequence ATGAAAAATCATATCAAAGTTTTAGCCTTAGCAACTATTATAGTAGCGGTATTTGCAGGTTGTGCAAAAGAGAGCTCAAGGACTATTGAGACACCTACGATAGCGGTTGCAAATATGCCGTATCACGGTAAAAAAGCGGAGGTTTCTATTGGTAGATTTAATAATCAGTCAAGCTATCACAATGGCATATTTAGCGATGGTGAGGATAGGCTAGGTTCGCAGGCTCAAACAATACTTATAACAAATTTACAGCAAAGTGGTAGATTTAGCGTGATGGATCGCACAAATATGAAAGCGATCAAACAAGAGAGTGAGATAGCTAAAAATGCACAAAATTTAAAAGGTGCAAAATATGTCATCACTGGCGATGTTGTGGAATTTGGACGTAAGACAACAGGCGATCATCAGCTTTTTGGTATTTTAGGTAAAGGCAAAACTCAAACCGCTTATGCGAAAGTAAATTTAAACGTTGTTGATGTGCAGACTTCTGAGATAGTATATTCTTCACAAGGTGCTGGAGAGTATGAACTCTCAAATCGCGAAATTATCGGCTTTGGTGGTACAGCTGGATATGACGCGACGCTAAATGGTAAAGTGCTAAGCCTAGCAATAATTGAAGCCGTAAATAATCTAATCGCAGGGCTACAAAGTGGTGCTTGGCAGGTAAAATAG